The following proteins are encoded in a genomic region of Leptospiraceae bacterium:
- a CDS encoding adenylate/guanylate cyclase domain-containing protein, with product MNEVLLKERLVKIRDKESVSLQALDYVEEWILKSQPIERFQINPYSLVNEHYSLNSILPIFLYGISLEAFTLNWQMHCPHCNMVTDSFHSLREAKSISSCKMCEKDYTPDFKDRVEVTFSLTKDIEDLDLPPFCAPPPSLNPLLEFALPKGNSMESTIELEAGEYRYFCPITLAKGILFVESTKASNMQEIEITQLEKDYDKKEIRIQSGPVHIIGRNLGAPIAGLFLHKNKLLEEIPIALMKPRLSGITLQHFPLFSKLFGAEVLSGRERLVISSVTLLFTDITASTRMYETLGDVRAYNIVRDHFDILLSEIQNKEGIIVKTIGDAVMASFQKNVNSFEAIFSAMKRMKEYNLNKDISEKVYLKIGVHRGPAILVNLNERLDYFGSTVNKAARIQSISKSEQISFSEEVFTDKEVRSLFLKNGFNRVAKSSHNLKGIEGKHSIYQINI from the coding sequence ATGAATGAAGTTCTATTAAAAGAAAGATTGGTTAAAATCCGGGACAAAGAATCTGTTTCTCTACAAGCATTAGACTATGTAGAAGAATGGATTTTAAAATCACAGCCTATAGAGAGATTTCAAATCAATCCATATTCTCTGGTTAATGAGCATTATTCGCTTAATTCAATCCTTCCAATTTTTCTTTACGGTATTTCTCTTGAAGCATTTACTTTAAATTGGCAAATGCATTGTCCGCATTGCAATATGGTTACTGATTCTTTTCATTCCCTGCGGGAAGCAAAGTCAATTTCAAGTTGTAAAATGTGCGAAAAAGATTATACTCCCGATTTTAAAGATAGAGTAGAGGTTACTTTTTCCCTGACAAAAGATATTGAAGATTTAGACTTACCGCCATTTTGCGCTCCACCTCCAAGTCTAAATCCACTTTTGGAATTTGCTTTGCCCAAAGGAAATTCAATGGAGAGCACAATTGAATTAGAGGCAGGTGAATACCGCTATTTTTGTCCGATTACTCTTGCAAAAGGAATCCTTTTTGTCGAGAGCACAAAAGCTTCCAATATGCAAGAAATTGAAATTACCCAATTGGAAAAAGACTACGATAAAAAAGAAATTCGAATACAATCCGGACCTGTTCATATAATCGGGAGAAATTTAGGAGCTCCCATTGCTGGATTATTTTTGCATAAGAATAAACTATTAGAAGAAATTCCTATTGCTTTAATGAAACCACGGCTAAGTGGTATTACTCTACAACATTTTCCTTTGTTTTCCAAATTATTTGGTGCCGAGGTATTGAGTGGGCGGGAACGTCTTGTAATCTCTTCTGTTACTTTACTCTTTACAGATATTACCGCATCGACTAGAATGTATGAAACGTTAGGCGATGTAAGGGCATATAATATTGTGCGCGATCACTTCGACATTTTACTTTCAGAAATTCAAAACAAAGAAGGCATTATCGTGAAGACTATCGGAGATGCTGTGATGGCTTCTTTTCAAAAAAATGTAAATTCTTTTGAGGCAATATTTTCGGCAATGAAGAGAATGAAAGAGTATAACTTGAATAAAGATATTTCAGAAAAAGTTTATTTAAAAATAGGAGTGCACCGTGGTCCTGCGATTTTAGTAAACTTGAATGAAAGACTAGATTATTTTGGTTCCACTGTTAATAAGGCTGCTAGAATTCAGTCCATTTCTAAGAGTGAACAAATTTCATTTTCAGAAGAAGTTTTCACTGATAAAGAAGTTCGCTCCCTTTTTCTTAAAAATGGATTTAATAGAGTGGCAAAGTCATCCCATAACCTAAAAGGAATTGAAGGCAAACACTCTATTTACCAAATCAATATTTAA
- a CDS encoding adenylate/guanylate cyclase domain-containing protein, with translation MINQKTVDSEIYKIFQADIEKEILKGEITRAKFLSIIFLIITFFFSAFPFFRPEDYLKVFTDKLNPYYPPIFFISASTYFFINSQLFQRWSRLNKPVPIAPRYLDALIQTSLPSIPILYLGSIREPAIYVMLTPPVFVYFIFIIISALQLNFKLSVFTGLVAATEYFSITLYFHYKSMGMQTDFAISSIQSHIAKTVFMLVSGIIVGYVTLQIERRLLNSFKLLEERNRVTNIFGQHVSPAVVEKLLSQTEFTSEMRHVCMLFFDIRNFTQFSETKKPEEVVSYLNTIFDFSIDIINRNGGIINKFLGDGFMAVFGAPISSGDDIKNAVKASLEIIERVQLEVDNKNIPHTNVGIGLHSGDAVTGNVGSSKRKEYTIIGDVVNLASRIEQLNKSYSSMLLVSEDVWKGLSGYSGESLGEVLVKGREKPVQIYKLA, from the coding sequence ATGATAAATCAAAAAACAGTAGATAGTGAAATTTATAAAATTTTTCAGGCGGACATAGAAAAAGAAATACTCAAAGGGGAAATTACCCGTGCTAAGTTTTTATCCATTATTTTTTTAATAATAACTTTTTTCTTTTCTGCTTTCCCATTTTTCAGACCAGAGGATTATCTCAAAGTTTTTACAGACAAGTTAAATCCATATTATCCGCCTATTTTTTTTATTTCTGCTTCTACTTATTTTTTTATTAATAGCCAACTCTTCCAACGATGGTCTCGCCTAAATAAACCGGTTCCTATTGCTCCACGTTATTTGGATGCATTGATCCAAACAAGTCTGCCATCCATTCCTATTCTATATTTAGGATCAATTCGAGAGCCTGCGATTTATGTAATGTTGACTCCACCCGTATTTGTTTACTTTATTTTTATTATTATTTCTGCGCTGCAATTAAATTTCAAACTGAGCGTTTTCACTGGATTAGTCGCAGCTACAGAATATTTTTCTATAACGCTTTACTTTCATTATAAATCCATGGGAATGCAAACGGATTTTGCGATTAGCTCTATTCAATCACATATTGCTAAGACTGTTTTCATGCTGGTATCAGGTATTATCGTAGGTTATGTGACTTTGCAAATTGAGCGAAGGCTACTCAATTCATTTAAATTGTTAGAGGAACGCAATCGAGTTACGAATATTTTTGGTCAGCATGTTTCGCCTGCCGTTGTGGAAAAGCTTTTAAGCCAAACTGAATTTACAAGTGAGATGAGGCATGTTTGTATGCTTTTTTTTGATATTCGAAATTTTACTCAATTTTCGGAAACTAAAAAGCCAGAAGAAGTTGTGAGTTATCTAAATACGATCTTTGATTTTTCGATTGATATTATTAATCGCAACGGGGGAATTATAAATAAATTTTTAGGTGATGGTTTTATGGCTGTGTTCGGTGCACCTATTTCGAGCGGAGATGATATTAAGAATGCAGTGAAAGCTTCTCTTGAAATAATAGAACGAGTTCAACTAGAAGTGGATAATAAGAATATACCTCATACAAATGTAGGTATTGGACTTCATTCTGGGGATGCTGTAACAGGGAATGTTGGTTCAAGCAAACGCAAAGAATATACAATCATTGGAGATGTTGTAAATTTAGCGTCTCGCATTGAACAGTTAAATAAAAGTTATTCTTCAATGCTATTAGTTTCTGAGGATGTATGGAAAGGATTGAGCGGATATTCAGGAGAATCCCTTGGAGAGGTTCTAGTTAAAGGTCGCGAAAAACCAGTTCAAATTTACAAATTAGCTTAG